In Melanotaenia boesemani isolate fMelBoe1 chromosome 18, fMelBoe1.pri, whole genome shotgun sequence, the sequence agaaaactcattttggccgcttgtattcacgatcttgttttttttggtcactacccacagctcgtgaccataggtgagggtaggaacgtagatcgaccggtaaatcgagagctttgccttttggctcagcttcttcttcaccacgacagaccgatgcagagtccgcatcactgcagacaccgcaccgatTCACCTggcgatctcccgctccatccttccctcacttgtgaccAAGACCCctagatacgtgaactcctccacttcgggcaggaccctattgcagacccggagagagcactccacccttttccggctgaggaccatggtctcggacttggaggtgctgattctcacatcagctgcttcacactcggctgcaaatcactccagtgagagctgaaggtcatggcccaatgaagccaacaaaaccacatcatccgcaaagagtagagacccaatcctgaggccaccaaaccggatcccctcaacacctcggctgcgcctagaaattctgtccataaaggttatgaacagaatcagtgacaaaggacagccttggtggagtccaacctcaccggaaacgattctgatttactgccagcaatgcggaccaatctctgacaccggttgtacagggaccggacagctcgtacaagcgagtccagcactccatactcccggagtaccccccacaggagtccccgggggacatggtcgaatgccttctccaagtctacaaagcacatgtagattggttgggcaaactcccatgccccctccaagaccctgaagagggtgtagagctggtccactgttccacgaccgggacgaaaaccacactgctcctcctcaatccaaagTTCAACTATCCGATGTACCCTCCtgtcaagcacccctgaatagccTTAGGAGGCTGAGGACtctgatccccctgtagttggagcacaccctccggcccccctttttgaagagggggaccaccaccccagtctgccagtccaggggaactgtccgcgatgtccacgcgatgctgcagaggcgtgtcagccaagacagccctacagcatccagagccttaaggaactctgggcggacctcatccacccccggggccttgccactgaggagctttttaaccacctcagcgacctcagccccagagataggagagccagtaCAGCCACCCCAGACTCTggttcctcatcggaagacgtgttggtgggattgagaaggtcttcgaagtattccttccaccgcctcacaatgtcccgagtcgaggtcagcagccccccatccccactgtacacagtgttgacgaagcactgctttcccctcctgagccaccggatggtggaccagaatctccttgaagccgtccggaagtcattctccatggcctctccaaactcctcccatgcccgagtttttgccttagcgactgccAAAGCTGcgttccgcttagcctgccgatacccatcagctgcctctggagtcccataGGCCAAAAAGgtccgataggactccttcttcagcttgacagcatcccttactgccggtgtccaccaacaagttcaggggttaccgccacgacaggcaccgacaaccttacggccacagctgcggctggccgcctcaacaataaaggcacggaacacagcccatttggACTCAATGTTCCCCGCCTCACcagggacatggttgaagctctgccactCTTTCTGACGGGGGACtatgccagacgttcccagcagaccctcacaacacgcttgggtctgttaggcctgaccggcatcctcccccaccatctgagccaactgaccaccaggtggtgatcagttgacagctccgcccctctcttcgtccgagtgtccagaacatgcggccgcaagtccgacgacacgactacaaagtcgatcatcgaactgcggcctaacAATATAGCAACTATATCAATACCTATACTATAGCATTATAATGGATAATACATTGGACAGTCCACTATTTAGTCTGAACATCATCTGTGTTACTATGTTTATGCTTCATAGACAGGAGACATAAATACCAGAAACCTAAAACTTCTATAACAGTTAGCCCTATTATACCATTACAGCAGGAATATGACACGTGATAATGACAAAATAACTCAAACATAATTTTAGAtttacactcagctgtgaagtcacaGTATAATTCATTACAGACTAATTTTCCTTAAGTGACGGCTGCTGGACACAGCTGGAACAGGTTCAGATCTCGGCCAGGAGTCTTCGCTGTATTTCATTCTCTGCACTCTGACCCCCTTTCTGTCAAGCTGGTGTCAGTTAAATGCCACCAGGACCCCAAACCtgtctttaaaaagaagaagaagaaaaagaagaaaaagaaagtattaatgggacaaggctgaaaccctaaactggatgctggtgatcttctgcattaaatcCAGACCTGGTTtactactggaaaccactgcatggactcgggaagacttccagaaaccactgcgTGGACTcgggaagacttccagaaactgctgtctgtgaacacatttcaccctgaaatccactaatgcaggttaaagccagatgtgaacaggatccagaaccagcgccgtcttctctggaccaaagctcatttaaaatggtctgaggcaaagtggaatcctgttctgtggtcagaggGATCAAAATGTGAAACTGAAGgtccaaggtccaggactgtgcTGGTTCTGACCCgttctgctctctgattggacctGTCTTCTGTCTCTTCAGATATAGACGAGTGCAGCAGGCAGAGTGACGAGGATCCGATCTGTGATCATTTCTGCCACAACTACATCGGAGGATACTACTGCTCCTGTCGCTATGGTTACCTGCTGCACTCTGACAGCTGCACCTGCAGAGGTGAGTCAGCCCACAGGAACCAGAATAAAACCTCCACACCCTGACTGGTCATCAGGGGTTTGGTGTAAAAGAAGCTGATCACATTGTGTTTCGGTGTCATGtgtaatttctttagaaaagatCAGAACAGCACAAACAATATGAGCACTATTGGACAGAGAGACCACAGTCCTCAGCCTCCTTTGTGAAAGTTTAGGCCAAGATGTTGGAGGAGAGTCCAGCAAGAAGTCAAGCCTTAGATTCAGGAGAAACATTACCATTTTTGTCCTAGTTGTGACACATCAGCTTACCTGAAAGGACACTAAAGGGTCTCAGGGAGTTTGTCCACAGTCATCATAAAGGTTCACAGACCGTCCTGAAGGAGGTTCTGTAGAGTGTGGTTCTACAAACCAGTGGGTCCAACCAGACTGAGAGCTTGGGTCACATgtctgtggtggtggtgggtgggGTGGTTCAGCTGGTGGAGGTGAAGACAGTGCTGTTCCCCCACCTGTACCATTGATGGTCATGGAAACCAGATGGATGCAACAGAATGCGTCTTTTCTGCCTTTCTTCACCTGAAGCTTTGTCACAGGCTCTGTTGCTGTGATTAGGTGTAGGTCTGGTTAACAGCTGACTGACTTTGTGCATCAGAGCATCTCACTTAGTTTGGATGAAGATGTTGGTTTGACCCTGTGGTTGATCAAACCATCTCCAGATGCCATATTACCTGAGCGAAGCAGGATATTAAAATgacctaaaacaaataaaaagactcATCTAGATTTTAGGGAAATGTAAACTGGTTCATAACTAAATGCAAAAGGGAGATATAATGGATGAATCtatgttaatttattattagaACAAGTTTGTAATCCCTGCTGTGCATTGACTTGATTGTAACTGTGAAAAAAAGGTACAGTCAGAAGTTTTGTTGACTTGACTCAGTCCTCACCTGCTGGTATTACCACTTTAAGATCCTCTGAAGATACGAACAGTCTTGACTGATAGATGAGAACCTGGCATTGTGTGAACTATAATAAAGATTACCTGCTGCCAGTAAGTGGACTTCTCTAGCCCCAGACATGTATCTCTGGTTCTGCTGCAGCGGTTATTACAGGGCTGATGTTTGGTGGGATCCTTGCATCATCCTCTTCTATCCTCAGTATGTTGGGTTTTGTGGCTGTGAGGTTTCCTGGTAACAGTACAGATAGCTGAAACAACCACAGCCTTATAATGTTTTGATGCTGTCACAACCCAGAAACTGGAAACAGTTCTGAAACCAGTTTAAAGTGATTGTAGAGTTTGTGTTGTGATGAAACTGGTCATCTGGATTATTTCTGAGGATGTTCAGAATATTTAATCCACACCAACACAAGCAGCtgaattttatgttttcagtcaTATTGAAGGAAACATGCTGTTTTCCAGTCTGTGGACCCTTCAGATGACGGTTCAGATGAAGTCAAAGGTTCTGGTTGGCTTCTGTTAGTGAGGCTCTGCTCAGTGGTGACCTCACTGTGACTGATAGCAGCTGCTGGTTGGTGgtaaatatttacatgtttctgtGTGGAGGAGGCTCACATGCAACCATTTGATctgataaaaatgtgtgtgtgcagtggaGTGCAGTGGTGCTGTGTTCAGGGAACGCTCCGGCATTCTCAGCACCGTGGATTTTCCTGCTCCGTACCCGAAGAGCTCAGAGTGCTCATACCTCATCGAGGTGGAGGAAGGTTTCAGGCTCCGCCTCCAGTTTGAGCCCCAATTTGATGTGGAGGATCACCCTGACGTCGTCTGCCCTTACGACTACGTCAAGGTGagtaacacacaaacattcacctatgcacacacacacaccctcattgcctttgatcagctgtttgtgtgttagATCGAAGCAGGAAACAGCGAGTTCGGTCCATTCTGCGGCAGTCGGTCACCAGGAGTCATTCAGACCAACAGCAGCGTCGCCATTATCCTTTTCCACAGCGACAACTCAGGAGAAAACCTTGGCTGGAGGCTCAACTACACAGCCACAGGTGAggcacaacacaacacacacactaacaagATATCTGAACCAGTTCTCATCTTTCTTATTTTACTgtgacaggaagtcagtgtCCGGTACCTGAGACTCCATCCAATGCCGTGATGAACCCCGTCCAATCAGAATACTCCTTTAAAGAGCACATCCTGTTTACCTGTGAGCCTGGGTACCGTCTGCAGAAGGTAAGCTTTTAAAGGGCCAGTTCACCAGCTTCAATCTTGGCAGGTAGGTTTACCTGCGCAGGTGTTCAAGACAAGGTGTTGTAGTAGAGTGGCTACTCACAGGGTTCACCCTGGTACAACACCAGCACCCACACAGGACTGGTTTGTTTAAATAAGCACGAGACAACCAGCCCTGGCTCATCTCCTTGTAGGCTCTTCTCCCAGGGCTCAGCATGCTACTGCAGATAAAGACAGGTCATGATTACTCATGGTACACCTGCACCTGTCACCTACCGCTGCTTCCTGAACCGCAGCTTCACCCCTCCATCCCACATCTGGGCCAGAGCCACACCAACCACCCCAGATGTTAATCTGCTTCAGAAGGGTCAAATTATTGACATGAATCAAGCAGAGAAGACATCTGAAGAGATGCAGAAGCTACTAAACCCTGGGTTtaaactgtccaacacattatcaaaaactggaaggatagtagGGAACCATCATTttcaaggaagaaatgtggttgtAAAAATagtgaatgatggtgatcattTAAAGTTTGTGGAAGTCAAATTGTAAACGACAACAGTAGAGCTCAGGACTATGTTTAATattgaaagtaagaacattttcacacgTAAGAcgtgaagggaactcaagggactgggATTAAACAGCTGTGTAAGAAACCCTCTATCAGTGAGGATAACCAGAAAAAAGGCTTAAATTTGGTTGGGAGTATAAACGCTGCATtgctctggagcaatggaagtcgttcatgtggtctgatgagtcctactgagaatctttgggatgtccTGGAGAAGACTTGGTGCAGCGGCCAGACTCTGCCATCATCACTAAAAGATCTTGGATAAAAGGGAATGCAACATTGGACCGAAATAAACCGTGTGATGTCgcagaagcttattgaaacaaCACTGCAGcgaatgctgctggaatcaaagctaaaggtccAATAAATATTAAACGGTGACTTTTTATGGACAGTGTAAGAACAAGCAGCACAGAGAACACGAGGGAACAATCAGTTTTAATAATCATGCTGTGCATCAGGCCGTGTCCTGCAGAGAACCGATGGATCATTTGAACTGCAGACTGTGTAACTGACCTCAGCAGACTCACATCGCTCTGATTGAGACAGTgagcaggtcagagatgtagtgTTGGACCAAGTTCTTTAGTTGACTCGGCAAACTTGGATTTGTTAGCAAAGATTTATAATCACCACCACTTTGACCAGCTCCAGAATTATActtattaataaaaatcaagttATGAAGACCATACTGTAAGTTGGAAAATATACAGCCTTTCAGAGATTTTGGAAATATGATTCTTCTTCAGACCAAACAAGTCTAAAACCAGACTGACGTGTTAGAAACGGGTCAAAGGTGATCAAATATATGTTAATCATGTAAATCTGTTGGGGTAGTTCATAACGGACGGGGTTACATATTACATGCAACTGTTGCTAAATCAGGTCGGTCAAGATGGAAAAATTCTGTTAAGGTAGTACTGACATTTACAGAGTGTCAGTGAACCTATCAGAAGCTCAGAGATCACAAACCTGTCAATCAATGCAGTGAATGATGACACATATTGTTAAAGacttgtgattggctgatctGATGTTAGCGCTGTTACCAGCTGATTGCAGAGGCTGtgggtgtttgtttgtttgttggaaGTTAACAAATCAACAATACTGGATCACACATCATTCCTTGACAGAGTGCTACAACACTGAAAGCTTTGAATATGTTGTGATGATGATTCTGTGGTTCTGTGCTGAGCGTGGCTACAACTTCACCTGGTGAGGTTATCTGGACCGCGTTTgctctggatccagtttctgaTGCAGATTTACACACAGTGTGATGCTGATGAGCAGTTCTTCATCTTTGTGAAACTCAGtgttgttttctctgtgtgtgtgtgtgcgctgcaGGACGGCGAGCTGCTGGATCATTATCAGCTGGACTGTCAGGCTGATGGCTCATGGAGCAATCGCCCTCCTCGTTGTGAAAGTAAGACTTCCGTCTGACCTCCGACCTGCTGTCTTTAGCCACCCAGCCTGAGTTTGTGACTAAATCTGAAGAAAACCTTCAGCTATGTGGATTTTAACTCAGATTAAAACCAAAAACCTATCTGTAGAACATGGTAGTACCACTAATACAGTTTAGAAGATGTCAAATACTGTGACTTTAGACTTTAGTTTTGGTTAAACAGCAGCTTGTTTATGGTAGTTTTGTGCCATACCACTGATTTTATTTCACTGTTGTGATACCAGCGCTTTGTACAGACACTCAATGTATTTGGAAAATCTCTTTCAAAGCAGCCTTCCTCCATCCAGCTCTAGTCACAATCATCACGCAGATGCAACgacttcttcttgttttctttgcgGCAGGAACCCAACGATTTGGTGGAGGCTGTCATGTAAACAGGGCCTGAGATTTGTAAAAGGAAATGATATGTATGCACAGCTAAATAAATCTGGTGAAGAAAGTATAGATGTCTGTGGGTGCACAGTTTTATGTGTCTGGCTGTAGGAGTTTGACTAAATCTTCTTTACACTtgaaaaaaacctttaaagatCAGTATTTTGGGTGCAACAagaacatatttaatattttttcaacCCTACATTACATGACTCTGCAGCAGTTGCATGTCAGCATCAGTGGGATCACAAGACTGTAGAGGGTAACGTTCACTGTGGATGCTGAACTCTAGGCTGGAAGACTGAACTCAGCTCAGCATACTCACCGTAACGTCTCACATTAAGGCTCTGAAACCGACCGCAGCAACTTACAGACTGATGGATTTTAGCATCCTTCAGATAGCAGCTCAATCTCAGTCCTACTGAGTTCTGCCCAGAAAGAATGAACTGATTATCACAGCCTATTGGTAAGTGGAGGCAGTGGTGTTACTGGTATCTCCAGTTCTGGAGGGTTGATTAGTTCATTTAAGTGGGTGATAACTGGTAGCTAAACAGCGGAGTCCTACATCAGTTCAGAGACAGGAAAGGTGCTACTGAGTGCCTCCCACAGGACAGCCAGGATCTGGTTCTCTGGTCACTGAGACTCTTCATCCtgctctgttttctcttctgtcTCTGTAGAAACAGACTCCGggaaaaggaggagaggagcTCTGGCCTTCATCTTAACCAATCACAGCCCAGATTAGAGACAGAAcaactctgattggctgataaaGATGCTGCTGATCTAAACTGTGTTCATGTGGTTGTCAGTAGTTTCTCTAAAGTTCAgtaatttaacaataaaacatgtcaaACCAGAACATGCTGCATTGTCTGTGAGCCTTTCAGTCAGCCATCAAAACACTGAGGATGACTGATTAATAAACAGCTGAAACAGCATCACAGCTGGAGGGAACCAGCTGGCGTTCTGCACATCAGTGTTCACATTATGTAGGTACAGAACCAGATGAAGATCTTTAAAGAATCAGTGAAAGTCTGTTCAGTCACAGTGAACCACACAGCTCAGACAGAACAAAGCCAGCAGGCCCAAACCTGAAATCTGTGTGAGAtaagaaccacacacacacctacagcAGGCCTGGGATAGCAGCATTCGCACTGCCGCTGGATTCTGGTTTACATTTAAATCCTAATGAAGCCATGATGTCAtgatccaggatgaaacatcttATGACATCATGAACATTATGAGGGCAAAAGTCACATTTGTAATGTCACATGACATTAAGTCACATGATTTCATATACAGGATACATTAGTTTAACCTCtcaatattgatttatttgtttgtttatatttgttttttcaaaggAACACAACCGCAGGGTTAAAGTCAGTAAATGCAGATCAGAGACCAGTTCAGACACCttaaacagtttttatctgTCGGATGATAAACAGTTTTGAGTTTGTCCAACACTGGCAGCATtcaaccatcatcatcatcatcctcatcagcaTCACGGAGGTTGTTGGTCAGACTGTAAAAACTTGTTTCTCCGGTGGAAGGAGATCTCTTTCAGAGTGAAACTGATCCACAGTCGCAGTATTAGCTGAGTTAGTTGTAGGTCTGGTTTGGACTGTGATTTCGTTCTAGTGAGGCTCAGGTTCAGGACAGCGTTGGTTTTTGGTTTGTGACACTGAAAATAACTGGCATCACGATTATTGAGATAATATTTGTTCTGTTACATCTGGGTTTGTTTTCAGACTGGTTAATCTCAGGTATGGGTCACTTTTAGGTCTGGTCAAGCATATGCCTGGACCTGGGTTTTGCTCAGGACTTGACATATACTCAGCTCTGGGTTTGGGGTCTAGCTTTAGATCTCGGCTAGGTCTGGTATGGGATATGGATTAGATCCTATTTAAGGTCTAGACCGGGATTGGTTTTTGGATTTGTTTAAGTCTGGTTTGGGTTCAGGtttaattctgctttttaaGTCTAGTTTGCGATGGGTTTATGTCATGTTTAGGTTGCATTTTCAATGTGGACGAGGTTTGATTTAGACATGGTAAACTTCAGGTTTTGGGTCAGATTTGGGTCCAGTTTAGGTTTGGTTTGGGTCCAGTTTATGTTTGCTTTGGGTCCAGTTTGAGCTAGGTTTGGGTCCGGCTTAGTTTTGGGTCCAGTTTTGGGTCAGGTTTGGGTCCGGTTTATGTTTGGTTTGGGTTTGGTTTGGGTCCAGTTTGAGTCATGTTTGGGTCTGGTTGAGGTTTGGTTTAGGTTCAATTTGAGCCAGGTTTGGGTCTGGTTTAGGTTTGGTTTGggtctagtttgagtcaggtTTGGGTCCGGTTTAGGTCTGGTTTGGTTCGGTTTGAGTCAGGTTTGGGTCCGGTTTAGGTTTGGTTTGGGTCTGGTTTGAGTTAGGTTTGGTTTTAATCTTGCTGTTGTCATGCTGCTCTCTGTTCAACCTGAAAGCTTTTTCCTTGCAGTGGTGGATTGTGGGAGTCCAATGATGGTTGATATGGCAGACATGGTGTTTggtaaccatgacaacaacaCCCTGTTTGGAGCGACTATCCATTACATCTGTAGGGAGGACAGCATGATTCTAAGCAACAGTAAGTGGATGCTGTCAATGTCATGACTGATAAAGTCCCATTCATGATGTCACATGACACTAATGAGCTCTCGTCATCACGGACAGTTTGTttactgtttgtgtttctttagatGGATTTATAGACAATCAAACAccttgttgtttgtgtgtttgaggtTCGTACAGGTGTGATCTGACGGGAGAATGGATTGATGCAGCTGGAGAGACAACATTGCCCAGATGTGCACCAggtatgtgtttgtttgtttgtttgtttgtttgtttgtttacctgcCTCTCTGTTTATCTGTCTTCTCTCCATGTCTCCTCCAGCCTGCGGCCGTCCGTCCCGCTCTCTCCCCCCTCAGGTGAAGCGGATTGTTGGTGGTCGGAGCGCAGAGCCTGGCCTCTTCCCCTGGCAGGTGCTGCTCAGTGTGGAGGATCTGTCTCGGGTGCCTGAGGACCGCTGGTTTGGCTCTGGGGCTCTGTTGTCTGAATTGTGGGTCCTCACAGCTGCCCATGTCCTGCGGTCTCAGAGGAGGGACACCAGTGTTGTCCCTGTGGCCCCGGAGCATGTGAAGGTGTGAGAAAGAGGAGaattctgttttagttttaaaccAAAGATATTTTGACTTTACTAACAGATATTTATGTTTGAAGATATTTCCAGCTGTTCTTAGTCGTAAGTGAACCAGACtctctgtcctgcaggtgttcCTGGGTCTACACAGGATCAGAGACAAAAATCAGGCCACCAACCGCTCAGTGCAGCACATCTTCCTCCATCCTGACTTCCAGCCTAACAACTACAACAATGACATCGCCCTGCTGAGGCTGACGAAGCGGGTGGAGTTTAACCAGCTCATCCTTCCAGTCTGTCTGCCACCAGGTCACAGACAGGTGAGGTCCTGATTCAGGTAGTTCAGATAGTGCAGCACCTGTTTTCTCAGAGCAGATGTCCAGTCTGAGGATGTTGTTTTGGTTACATATCAGTGTTATGACATgacactgaataaaaacagcagaatcATCTGAAAATAGTCAGGTGTAGCTGGGTGGGGCCACTGTCTGACATGTCCTCTGGTTACACAGAACATGACGGCACACTGAGAATCATCGACATACGTAGAGTCCAACCTGACCGTCTGCGTTGCTGCGATACGTCGCAGCATCCACCATATTGGTCATGGCAAGATAGTTCATTAGATGTACACAAGTAGATGCATTTAAATTGAATCAATGTtaactgaaaaatatttcagcTGTTTGGGTTTTTATAGTTGTATTTAtgttaagaaaaatgtttgaaacCATTAAGacaaagtaaatattaaacaataatCACTGACAGATGATCAGTAGAGGGTTTATTAGGCTCATAGTAGATTAAATACATAATTGATGGGGAAAATTATTACCAAAGGATGTTAATTAACAGTATATGTGTTTGATTTTCCCTGGCTAACACTAAAAATTATGATTATCATAATTCTCTGGATTAAAAGCCGTTCTCTTATAAAGCTCATATCCAAATCTGTGATGCTGCATCAGgctcaaaaatataaaaaatgttcaaactttGTTTCTCAAAAACCCATTAATTTTCTGTACCATTTAGTCCAATTCatggtcacagggaagctggagcctctCCCagtagcaggtgagaggcagggtacaccctggaccgGTTGCCAGTACATTGCAGGGCCAAtgcaaagagacaaacaaccacttacaCACACTCTAATTAACCCCAAcacgcatgtctttggatgatgGGAGGTAACCGAAGTACCCACAGAGAACCCCTGTAGAAGAAAATATAAACTCCACAAAGAAAGGCAGTTGTTTGAACCCCTCCTCAGCCAAGACTGGAACCATTGACGTTCTTCCTGTTCAGCTGCGATGGtgaccaccacaccaccatgacGCCTTTCCTCAAAAATTTAAGTCTGGAGTGACAAACGTCTGAAGACAGCAAGGTTCAATGCAGGGTGCATTAATGGAAccagcataaaaaaatacaggCAACAAATGTGTGGGTCAAGACCCGGTTCAAGACTTTTCCTCTCCCGGACTGCTTTTATACAGTTCTTAGAACCTTGGCtcctggtttttatttatccaAGACAGATTACTTTACACCATTACTTTTCATGAATATCAATATAGTCGTGCATTAAAACCTTACtcagcattttttaaacaagGTTACTGCCTGGGTGGTGTCCATGGCGAGACTAGCCCTCGGTCACCTCCCATGGGGCAGCGAACGTCGCATTACCTTTAGTCCTTACTCAGAGTCACATGGCATTACAGGACAACAATACATGGACACCCTTCTAACTACATTATACAGTGAAAGGCAGACGCATCACCAGTTACTATATATGTAGACTGTACCAAATGTATGTGCACTTATCACTGATACTTATGAACATAATGATTATGTGTTCAAACAATATAAACCAGCAGTGTCAGATCAGGTGCAGCGGGGTGATGGAAGCAAAATAGATGACTGAGTAAGCGTCATCGCTGAAGGAGAATGATGTACGTACACAGTACAGCTCAGTATATTCACGCACACACAGTAGGATAACAAAAAGAGTGCCATGCTAAAATCTGGGCATAACAACAGTAATATATGACATAAAATCCAGATGTAGTGTTGCTGTTACTGGTACCAGGACGCTCAGATGCAGTCGAAATAAAGGCTCACATTTAATCAACATTAATTATATAACTACCAGCACAAAAGGAATGAAAGGTGTTTATTCTTACTTGTGAACAGTAATTCCATGTGATTGTGTTAAAGCCTTTTACAGTTTGTACAGCCCCAAGCTGCACAAGAGCCTGGCATCGCAAGGTCATGGTAACTTTATTAATACCCAAAggtagatttgttttgcagtAAAATAGGAATGGCCTGCctttgtacaaaaataaaacaaccaaaGACAGACACAGAGGGACAACACGATGCACAAGCATGAAAAACGAGGACTCATCTGAGGCttggatgtaaataaaaaccaccAGAAGAACAAAATCTCTCATCCGTCCAGTCCTCTTCAAATTCCCTACCTGCCAGGACCAATATGGCGGCGCTGTTGATGCATGAACTGGCAATCAATGCAGGTCTACTTATATACTGTATGTCTTTGGCAGGGGTGTCAAACGTGTGGCTCGGGGGGTAAAACCAGGCCACCAGAGGGTCCAATCTGGCCTGCAGGTGCATGTGAAAATGACTTAATAAACATCACATgcaagtttttattaaaaataactatGATTCCTAATTTTTCCACATGATGTTGCTTTTTCATGTTTGATTATGATAAACTTCTAAAGCAGGGGGATAACTTGTTAAATCTTTTACTGACTTCAGTtgtgaggtgagtcagttcaggtggtcggGTTTACTGAGCAACTTCTTGCTCTTAAAAAGTCATTTGATGTGTTGACACAAGTAATGTGATGTCTTTAAAGGACAGTTCAGTAAAGgtacttgtacttctttgtacaaaataaaaaagggaaaaattagAAGTCCCCCCCGGTGAACACTAATCATctgctgacctctgacctctctcTGCACAGGGTGACCCTCCATCACCTCTCCCCAACTCTCTGGGTGTAGTTGCTGGTTGGGGGATCTCCAACCCCaatgcctcctcctcctcctccaccct encodes:
- the masp1 gene encoding mannan-binding lectin serine protease 1 isoform X1; the protein is MRLFMISLLFSHGLATQLLSEMYGSLQSPNFPEPYPRETELRWNISVPDGFQIRLYFSHFDLEPSYLCEYDFVKVEVEGEVLALFCGKEETDTEVVPAQRVITSPRNSLSVLFTSDFSNEERYSGFMAHYSAVDIDECSRQSDEDPICDHFCHNYIGGYYCSCRYGYLLHSDSCTCRVECSGAVFRERSGILSTVDFPAPYPKSSECSYLIEVEEGFRLRLQFEPQFDVEDHPDVVCPYDYVKIEAGNSEFGPFCGSRSPGVIQTNSSVAIILFHSDNSGENLGWRLNYTATGSQCPVPETPSNAVMNPVQSEYSFKEHILFTCEPGYRLQKDGELLDHYQLDCQADGSWSNRPPRCEMVDCGSPMMVDMADMVFGNHDNNTLFGATIHYICREDSMILSNSSYRCDLTGEWIDAAGETTLPRCAPACGRPSRSLPPQVKRIVGGRSAEPGLFPWQVLLSVEDLSRVPEDRWFGSGALLSELWVLTAAHVLRSQRRDTSVVPVAPEHVKVFLGLHRIRDKNQATNRSVQHIFLHPDFQPNNYNNDIALLRLTKRVEFNQLILPVCLPPGHRQGDPPSPLPNSLGVVAGWGISNPNASSSSSTLTSDPAVAADLGMTASHLQYVKLPVVSQSECQASYASRSVSYNITDNMFCAGFFEGGRDTCLGDSGGAFVMEDKISQRWVVFGLVSWGGPEECGSQRVYGVYTRVDRYVEWIQNHLNTAP
- the masp1 gene encoding mannan-binding lectin serine protease 1 isoform X2 produces the protein MRLFMISLLFSHGLATQLLSEMYGSLQSPNFPEPYPRETELRWNISVPDGFQIRLYFSHFDLEPSYLCEYDFVKVEVEGEVLALFCGKEETDTEVVPAQRVITSPRNSLSVLFTSDFSNEERYSGFMAHYSAVDIDECSRQSDEDPICDHFCHNYIGGYYCSCRYGYLLHSDSCTCRVECSGAVFRERSGILSTVDFPAPYPKSSECSYLIEVEEGFRLRLQFEPQFDVEDHPDVVCPYDYVKIEAGNSEFGPFCGSRSPGVIQTNSSVAIILFHSDNSGENLGWRLNYTATGSQCPVPETPSNAVMNPVQSEYSFKEHILFTCEPGYRLQKDGELLDHYQLDCQADGSWSNRPPRCEKTDSGKRRRGALAFILTNHSPD